A single window of Thalassomonas viridans DNA harbors:
- a CDS encoding DUF2989 domain-containing protein — translation MKLHLLAAISAFTLSACDKGPNLAQVCDSHPLICQEFKEDNWCKKERTQTIFAGADLQDEPSDQHKYNLLIAYENYAECVSFASQIEHIKLKEKKTRRINNYIKAKERIEQLSEETATSEHPQLLYFHWTRYLNERSLEKFLKLEGSPELETPASQLNLATYYAKRDPDKTLKLLFHALELYQAGDEIDSEIFKSLTTIFTDKKEYKQAYIWLKIMRLYDPDDTDLTEKSLKNYQEAFQLDSDFLDQVADTTLDKIRAGEFHSPNLKG, via the coding sequence ATGAAATTACACTTATTAGCTGCAATTAGCGCTTTCACCTTATCCGCCTGCGATAAGGGCCCTAATTTAGCTCAAGTATGTGATTCTCACCCCTTGATTTGTCAGGAGTTTAAGGAAGATAACTGGTGTAAAAAGGAACGTACCCAAACAATTTTTGCCGGTGCAGATTTACAGGACGAGCCCAGCGACCAGCATAAATATAATTTATTGATCGCCTATGAAAACTACGCGGAATGCGTCAGTTTTGCCTCGCAAATAGAGCATATAAAATTAAAAGAAAAGAAAACCCGCAGAATTAACAATTACATCAAGGCCAAGGAAAGAATTGAACAACTTTCCGAGGAAACCGCCACTTCCGAGCACCCCCAGCTGCTGTATTTTCACTGGACCCGGTACTTAAACGAACGCTCGCTGGAGAAATTCCTGAAACTTGAAGGCAGTCCGGAGCTGGAAACCCCGGCATCGCAGTTAAATTTAGCCACCTATTACGCCAAGCGGGATCCCGATAAAACCCTGAAGTTGTTATTTCACGCCCTGGAGCTGTACCAGGCCGGCGACGAGATAGATAGTGAAATATTCAAATCCCTGACCACTATCTTTACCGATAAAAAAGAGTATAAGCAAGCTTATATCTGGTTGAAGATCATGAGGCTCTATGATCCTGACGATACAGATCTGACAGAAAAATCGCTGAAAAACTACCAGGAAGCCTTCCAGCTCGACAGTGATTTTCTCGATCAGGTGGCCGACACTACCCTAGATAAGATCAGGGCCGGAGAGTTTCACTCTCCTAACCTCAAAGGCTAG